The Mycobacterium paragordonae genome includes a region encoding these proteins:
- a CDS encoding DUF4262 domain-containing protein, translating to MCWQCDHPHATVDDYLDVLRTIIADHGWAVQFVEDESRPFAYTVGLSLRGLPELLITGLQPRKSAHVLNSVAHYIADDGMVVQPAERIDLQGELLLEVVEVDHPDVHLTFAVRLRDAPIRAFQLVWTDDRRHWPWDRGWSHGRRRQPVLGVRTPLRG from the coding sequence ATGTGCTGGCAGTGCGACCACCCCCATGCCACCGTCGATGACTACCTGGACGTGCTACGCACGATCATCGCGGATCACGGATGGGCGGTGCAGTTTGTCGAAGACGAATCACGACCCTTTGCCTACACGGTCGGCCTATCCCTGCGCGGGCTGCCCGAGCTGCTGATCACCGGTCTGCAGCCGCGCAAGTCGGCACACGTGCTGAACTCGGTCGCGCACTACATTGCCGACGACGGCATGGTGGTACAGCCGGCAGAGCGCATCGACTTGCAGGGCGAGTTACTGCTCGAAGTCGTCGAGGTCGATCACCCGGACGTGCACCTGACATTCGCGGTTCGGTTACGCGACGCGCCCATCCGCGCGTTTCAACTGGTCTGGACCGACGACCGCCGCCATTGGCCATGGGACCGCGGGTGGAGCCACGGCAGACGCCGTCAACCGGTCTTGGGCGTCCGCACCCCGCTGAGGGGGTGA
- a CDS encoding fused (3R)-hydroxyacyl-ACP dehydratase subunits HadA/HadB codes for MTTAAEASTLESRVGHYYQMDYTYEVGREKVREYARAVQDYHPAHWDVDAAADLGYSGLVAPLTFTSVPGMTCNRRMFESVVVGYDTYLQTEEVFEQHRPIVAGDELSIDVELTSVRRIAGRDMITVTNTYTDTAGERVHTLHTTVVGITAEDFDPAVKAAVQKAMMHDVNILDTDQSDADYVKTVRPEGEVHIAEDSARKPGTPSFDELKVGDELPVRHTRLSRGDLVNYAGVAGDANPIHWDETLAKAAGLPDVIAHGMLTMGLGAGFASAWTGDPGAVTRFAVRLSQPAIVSAIDGADIEFSGRIKSLDPDTRTGVIIVGAKSAGRKIFGLATLNVRFS; via the coding sequence ATGACCACCGCGGCAGAGGCATCGACGCTGGAATCTCGGGTCGGCCACTACTACCAGATGGATTACACCTACGAGGTGGGCCGGGAGAAGGTGCGTGAGTACGCCCGTGCGGTGCAGGACTACCACCCCGCTCACTGGGATGTCGATGCCGCCGCCGACTTGGGTTATTCGGGTCTGGTGGCCCCACTGACGTTCACGTCGGTTCCGGGCATGACCTGCAACCGACGGATGTTCGAATCGGTTGTCGTCGGGTATGACACCTACCTGCAGACCGAAGAGGTCTTCGAGCAACACCGTCCGATCGTGGCCGGCGATGAGCTGAGCATCGACGTTGAACTGACGTCAGTGCGCAGGATCGCCGGACGGGACATGATCACCGTGACGAACACCTACACCGACACAGCCGGGGAACGGGTGCACACCCTGCACACGACGGTTGTCGGCATCACCGCCGAGGACTTCGATCCGGCGGTCAAGGCCGCGGTGCAGAAAGCGATGATGCACGACGTCAACATCCTCGACACCGATCAATCCGACGCCGATTACGTGAAGACGGTGCGTCCCGAGGGTGAGGTCCATATCGCCGAGGACAGCGCGCGCAAGCCCGGCACCCCATCGTTCGACGAGCTCAAGGTCGGCGACGAACTGCCGGTGCGCCACACCAGGCTGTCCCGCGGCGACCTGGTGAACTATGCCGGCGTGGCCGGCGATGCCAACCCGATTCACTGGGACGAGACGCTCGCCAAGGCGGCCGGGCTGCCCGACGTGATCGCGCACGGCATGCTCACCATGGGCCTGGGCGCCGGATTCGCCTCCGCGTGGACCGGCGACCCGGGTGCGGTGACCCGCTTCGCGGTGCGGCTGTCCCAGCCCGCCATCGTCTCGGCGATCGACGGTGCGGACATCGAATTCAGTGGCCGGATAAAGTCTTTGGACCCGGACACCCGCACCGGCGTCATCATCGTCGGCGCGAAATCCGCCGGCCGGAAGATCTTCGGCTTGGCGACGTTGAACGTGCGGTTCAGCTAG
- a CDS encoding DUF998 domain-containing protein yields the protein MTSTDCPPLVDRVTKSLLGYGVIAGPIYVVSVAVQAATRDGYDPTRHAASQLANGDLGWIQIATFLVSGAMTIAAAVGIRRALGAGRRASWAAGLLGGYGLALMVAGCFRADPSDGFPPGTPSGIGQPSWHGMTHFAVAGVGFICLVAACFVLAGYFARTPGGLRWAWFSRITGLVFAGSFLALASGSGGTVAILAFTGAVVLAWAWLSAVSAKLYRSVGRE from the coding sequence GTGACCAGTACCGATTGCCCGCCTCTCGTGGATCGCGTCACGAAGTCTCTCCTCGGGTACGGCGTGATCGCGGGTCCGATCTATGTGGTGTCGGTGGCGGTCCAGGCGGCGACGCGCGACGGCTACGACCCCACCCGGCATGCCGCCAGCCAACTCGCCAATGGCGACCTCGGGTGGATTCAGATCGCGACGTTTCTGGTCAGCGGCGCAATGACGATCGCGGCGGCGGTCGGGATCAGACGCGCGCTCGGCGCGGGACGGCGCGCGTCCTGGGCGGCCGGCCTGCTCGGCGGCTACGGACTCGCATTGATGGTCGCCGGTTGCTTCCGCGCCGACCCGTCGGACGGCTTCCCGCCCGGCACGCCGTCCGGCATCGGGCAGCCGAGCTGGCACGGGATGACGCACTTCGCCGTCGCCGGCGTCGGCTTCATCTGCCTGGTTGCCGCGTGCTTCGTGCTCGCCGGGTACTTCGCCCGCACACCCGGCGGTTTGCGATGGGCGTGGTTCTCGCGCATCACCGGTCTGGTGTTCGCCGGCAGCTTCCTCGCGCTGGCTTCCGGATCCGGCGGCACGGTGGCGATTCTGGCTTTCACCGGGGCGGTCGTGCTGGCCTGGGCATGGCTGTCGGCGGTGTCGGCCAAGCTGTACCGGAGCGTCGGGCGCGAATAG
- a CDS encoding TetR/AcrR family transcriptional regulator, whose protein sequence is MTEPVGRSARKRMSILTAGQELFLASGYHGTSVDAIAASAAVSKQTVYKHFGDKHELLMAIVDEVLETTVSAFLERVSLLADTTDLERDLTALAGDYLRAVLREPVVQLRRLVVGEANRLPELAALYYDRAPRRMLSAFADCFTRLDQRGLLRVRGEPDTAAEHFAFLVVGRCIDQALFCGGPAVESALDVEHQVQAAVRVFLDGYRPEG, encoded by the coding sequence ATGACCGAACCGGTGGGCCGTTCGGCCCGTAAACGGATGAGCATCCTGACCGCCGGACAGGAGTTGTTTCTGGCCAGCGGCTATCACGGCACCAGCGTCGACGCCATCGCCGCGTCGGCCGCAGTGTCGAAACAGACGGTCTACAAGCACTTCGGCGACAAGCACGAATTGTTGATGGCCATCGTCGACGAGGTCCTGGAGACCACGGTGTCCGCGTTCCTGGAACGCGTGTCGCTGCTCGCGGATACCACCGATCTGGAACGAGATCTGACCGCACTGGCCGGCGACTATCTGCGCGCGGTCCTGCGGGAACCCGTGGTGCAACTGCGCAGATTGGTCGTCGGCGAGGCCAACCGCCTGCCCGAGCTGGCGGCGCTCTACTACGACCGCGCCCCGCGCCGGATGCTGTCGGCCTTCGCCGACTGCTTCACCAGGCTGGACCAGCGCGGACTGCTGCGAGTGCGCGGCGAACCAGACACTGCCGCAGAGCATTTCGCGTTCCTGGTGGTCGGCCGGTGCATCGACCAGGCGCTGTTCTGCGGCGGCCCCGCGGTGGAGTCCGCCCTCGACGTCGAGCACCAGGTCCAGGCCGCCGTGCGAGTGTTCCTGGACGGCTACCGACCCGAAGGCTGA
- a CDS encoding dihydrofolate reductase family protein, with product MGLIHIELFSTLDLVGQAPGGPDEDPVGFPFGGWQAPLMNAISEAQIGAAYEGTDALLLGRRTYDIFAAYWPHQQGGPIAALFNRVPKYVASRGQRDLSWAGSTQLGPDLAGAVRELQDRHEHVKVVGSLNLVQTLLREKLFDRLDLWVHPIVLGVGKKVFDGGFEGGLVPLNLRLLEPPVASPTGTVYLRYGLLDGTPATGDMSAAQGQPSGR from the coding sequence ATGGGCCTCATCCACATTGAGCTGTTCTCCACCCTCGATCTCGTCGGACAGGCACCCGGCGGTCCCGACGAGGATCCGGTCGGGTTCCCGTTCGGCGGGTGGCAGGCACCGCTGATGAATGCGATCAGCGAGGCTCAGATCGGTGCCGCCTACGAGGGCACCGACGCGCTACTGCTCGGCCGGCGGACGTACGACATCTTCGCCGCGTATTGGCCGCATCAACAGGGCGGGCCGATCGCCGCGCTATTCAACCGTGTCCCGAAGTACGTGGCGTCGCGCGGACAGCGCGACCTGTCGTGGGCCGGGTCCACCCAGCTGGGCCCCGACCTGGCCGGAGCGGTGCGCGAGCTCCAGGACCGGCACGAGCACGTCAAAGTCGTGGGCAGCCTGAACCTGGTGCAGACCCTGCTGCGCGAGAAGCTCTTCGACCGCCTCGACCTCTGGGTGCATCCGATCGTGCTGGGCGTCGGGAAGAAGGTTTTCGACGGTGGTTTCGAAGGAGGCTTAGTACCGCTGAACCTGAGACTCCTGGAGCCGCCGGTGGCCAGTCCTACCGGCACGGTGTACCTGCGCTACGGGCTGTTGGACGGTACGCCCGCGACCGGTGACATGAGTGCGGCCCAAGGTCAGCCTTCGGGTCGGTAG
- a CDS encoding SDR family NAD(P)-dependent oxidoreductase encodes MESVQGKNVLVTGAAMGLGKLFATQAVKERAASVTLWDANETALKETATELEASGVTIHYDTVDVTAQDRVAEAAAQVRSTVGTIHVLFNNAGIVRGNGYFWENDPRDFMLTVEVNSIGPMLVAREFLPGMIEAGTDCRLVNIASSAGLNAIPRMAAYAASKWAAIGFSDSVRLELEQAGHERVKVTTVCPTYINTGMFDGAKGILFTPMLEQEDVVAETWKAMLQGSPFVVIPWTSKMNKVLSAVLPIRLRDFYLRRVGVYNSMDEFKGH; translated from the coding sequence ATGGAATCCGTCCAGGGGAAGAACGTTCTCGTCACCGGCGCCGCCATGGGCCTCGGCAAGCTATTCGCCACGCAGGCCGTCAAAGAGCGCGCTGCTTCGGTGACCCTCTGGGACGCGAACGAGACCGCGCTGAAGGAAACCGCCACCGAGTTGGAGGCGTCCGGGGTCACCATCCACTACGACACGGTCGACGTCACCGCGCAGGACCGGGTCGCCGAGGCCGCGGCGCAGGTCCGCAGCACCGTCGGCACCATCCACGTGCTGTTCAACAACGCCGGCATCGTTCGTGGGAACGGCTACTTCTGGGAGAACGACCCGCGCGACTTCATGCTCACCGTCGAAGTGAACTCCATCGGGCCCATGCTGGTCGCCCGCGAGTTCTTGCCGGGGATGATCGAGGCCGGGACCGACTGCCGACTGGTCAACATCGCGTCGTCGGCCGGGCTGAACGCCATCCCCCGGATGGCCGCCTACGCCGCCTCCAAGTGGGCGGCCATCGGCTTCTCCGATTCGGTGCGGCTGGAACTCGAACAGGCCGGCCACGAGCGGGTCAAGGTCACCACCGTGTGCCCGACGTACATCAACACCGGCATGTTCGACGGCGCCAAAGGCATCCTGTTTACTCCGATGCTCGAGCAGGAGGACGTCGTCGCCGAGACGTGGAAGGCGATGCTGCAGGGCAGCCCATTCGTCGTCATCCCGTGGACGTCGAAGATGAACAAGGTGCTCAGTGCCGTGCTGCCGATCCGGCTGCGCGACTTCTACCTCCGGCGCGTCGGGGTCTACAACTCGATGGACGAGTTCAAGGGTCACTGA
- a CDS encoding glycoside hydrolase family 6 protein: MAIITIRHYFTGVTSTAAGAVSRWIAPFLTVAAVAAMGLAGSTQTAPAPAMRLVDSSNPLAGQSFYVDPASAAMGAHNANPGSAQLTAIANTPQAYWLDQAFPAGSVGGRVASYAGAAQAAGSMPIFALYGIPHRDCGSYASGGFGSGADYRAWIDSISSGLGGSPAAIIVEPDALDMADCLSADQRQERFDLIRYAVDTLTRDPAAAVYVDGGHSRWLSAEEIANRLNQVGVGHARGFSLNVSNFFSTDEETGYGEAISGMTGGAHYVIDTSRNGVGPAPDSALSWCNPSGRALGTPPTTATAGGHADAYLWVKRPGESDGSCNGGASAGHFVSQYAIDLAQNAGQ, translated from the coding sequence TTGGCGATTATCACAATTCGGCATTATTTTACTGGCGTGACGTCAACAGCTGCAGGCGCAGTTTCTCGGTGGATCGCTCCTTTCCTCACGGTCGCGGCCGTCGCGGCCATGGGCCTGGCGGGCTCGACGCAGACCGCTCCCGCCCCGGCGATGCGTCTGGTCGATTCGTCAAACCCGTTGGCCGGACAGTCCTTCTACGTCGACCCGGCGTCGGCGGCGATGGGGGCGCACAACGCCAACCCGGGCAGTGCGCAGCTGACCGCCATCGCCAACACCCCGCAGGCCTACTGGCTGGACCAGGCCTTTCCGGCCGGGTCGGTCGGCGGGCGGGTCGCGTCGTATGCCGGCGCGGCGCAGGCTGCGGGCAGCATGCCGATCTTTGCCCTCTACGGAATCCCGCATCGCGACTGCGGCAGCTACGCATCCGGCGGGTTCGGGTCGGGCGCGGACTACCGGGCGTGGATCGACAGCATCTCGTCGGGGCTGGGCGGGTCGCCGGCGGCGATCATCGTCGAACCCGATGCCCTGGACATGGCCGACTGCCTGTCGGCCGACCAGCGCCAGGAACGCTTCGATCTGATCCGCTACGCGGTGGACACCCTGACCCGTGATCCCGCCGCCGCGGTGTACGTCGATGGGGGCCACTCGCGCTGGCTGAGCGCCGAAGAGATCGCCAACCGCCTCAACCAGGTCGGTGTCGGCCACGCCCGGGGATTCAGCCTCAACGTCTCCAACTTCTTCAGCACCGACGAGGAAACCGGCTACGGCGAAGCAATCTCCGGGATGACGGGCGGTGCGCACTACGTGATCGACACGTCGCGCAACGGCGTCGGACCGGCGCCGGACTCCGCGCTGAGTTGGTGCAACCCCTCCGGGCGCGCCCTGGGCACCCCGCCCACCACCGCGACCGCGGGCGGGCACGCGGACGCCTACCTGTGGGTCAAGCGTCCGGGTGAGTCCGACGGGTCGTGCAACGGCGGCGCTTCGGCGGGCCACTTCGTGAGCCAGTACGCGATCGATCTGGCCCAGAACGCCGGTCAGTAG
- a CDS encoding PE family protein: MSFVTVVPDLLAAAASNLGNVASSIGVANGAAAGPTSALLAAGGDEVSAAVAAVFSQHARAYQAVSAEAAEFHQQFVQLLTAGAGSYASAEAASANPLQNLIDQVNGVTETLLGRPLIGDGSNGVDGTGSRGQNGGLLWGNGGNGGSGAAGQNGGRGGDGGFLFGNGGRGGTGGAVPNGFAGFGGSGGNAVGLFGNGGAGGVGGAGGTGVAGDGGNGGSGGFLLGNGGVGGAGGRGFVAGWGGYGGDALGLLYGAGGTGGAGGATPFNGGVPGLGGTGGSGNILFNLISTGAAGGAGGDAAGVTTGGQGGQGGSGAGQWLGFGGAGGVGGGSVGGHGGPGGYGGDGGAFFGVGGAGGDGGVAGAGGIGGVGGLGGLGGILFGLGGHGGNGFGAANLAVGGNGGQGGYGGILFGIGGHGGNGGIGATPGIGAPGGFGAYLLVGPNGAPGLTPA, translated from the coding sequence ATGTCCTTTGTCACTGTGGTTCCAGACTTGTTGGCGGCGGCGGCCTCGAACCTGGGCAATGTCGCGTCCTCGATCGGCGTGGCCAACGGTGCGGCGGCAGGCCCGACGTCGGCGTTACTGGCCGCAGGCGGCGACGAGGTCTCGGCGGCCGTCGCCGCGGTGTTCAGCCAGCACGCTCGGGCCTACCAAGCGGTCAGCGCCGAGGCGGCGGAATTCCATCAGCAGTTCGTGCAGCTGCTCACCGCGGGTGCGGGCTCCTATGCCAGTGCCGAGGCGGCCAGCGCCAACCCGCTGCAGAATCTGATCGATCAGGTGAATGGGGTCACGGAAACGTTGCTGGGACGGCCGCTGATCGGCGACGGCAGCAACGGTGTCGACGGAACCGGTTCGCGTGGCCAGAACGGCGGATTGCTCTGGGGAAACGGCGGCAACGGCGGGTCGGGAGCGGCCGGCCAGAACGGCGGCCGCGGCGGCGACGGCGGGTTCTTGTTCGGCAACGGTGGCCGGGGCGGAACCGGCGGCGCCGTCCCCAATGGCTTTGCCGGCTTCGGTGGTAGCGGCGGCAACGCCGTCGGTCTGTTCGGCAACGGCGGCGCCGGCGGTGTGGGCGGCGCGGGCGGTACCGGGGTCGCCGGCGACGGCGGCAACGGTGGTAGCGGGGGGTTCCTGCTCGGTAACGGCGGCGTGGGTGGGGCCGGCGGGCGAGGCTTCGTCGCCGGCTGGGGCGGCTACGGCGGTGACGCCCTCGGCCTGCTCTACGGCGCCGGCGGTACCGGTGGCGCCGGTGGGGCCACGCCGTTCAACGGCGGCGTCCCGGGCTTGGGCGGTACGGGCGGCAGCGGCAACATCTTGTTCAACCTGATCAGCACCGGTGCCGCCGGCGGTGCGGGTGGGGACGCCGCGGGCGTGACCACCGGCGGCCAGGGCGGCCAGGGTGGCAGCGGCGCCGGGCAGTGGCTCGGGTTCGGCGGCGCCGGTGGCGTCGGCGGAGGTTCGGTGGGCGGCCACGGCGGTCCCGGTGGATACGGGGGCGACGGCGGCGCCTTCTTCGGTGTGGGCGGCGCCGGGGGTGATGGTGGTGTCGCGGGTGCCGGCGGCATCGGTGGGGTGGGCGGATTGGGTGGCCTCGGCGGCATCCTCTTCGGCCTCGGCGGCCACGGCGGCAACGGCTTCGGCGCAGCCAACCTCGCGGTCGGCGGCAACGGCGGCCAGGGCGGATACGGCGGCATCCTGTTCGGCATCGGCGGCCACGGCGGCAACGGCGGCATCGGAGCCACCCCGGGCATCGGCGCACCCGGAGGATTCGGCGCTTACCTGCTGGTCGGCCCGAATGGGGCGCCGGGGCTGACGCCTGCGTGA
- a CDS encoding SDR family NAD(P)-dependent oxidoreductase, which translates to MNKRERYGPWAVITGASDGIGRAIAKHVAAEGFDAVLAARSEAKLQELAGELERSYGVKTQVVAVDLGQTTGVAALLDATDGMDVGLAVLAAGFGTTGPFTATATADELEMIAVNITAVAQLTQSFAARMTARRRGGIVLFGSILGWQGVPGQANYAATKAYVQNLAEGLHRELKPRGVDVLSVAPGPVHTGFAARAGLTMKSAAAPEVVAKAMWSSLGRRVTVVPGGQAKFLTASLKMLPRRYRSIILGRVMASMRP; encoded by the coding sequence ATGAACAAGCGCGAGCGGTACGGTCCATGGGCGGTGATCACCGGCGCCAGCGACGGGATCGGTCGCGCCATCGCCAAACACGTTGCGGCAGAGGGCTTCGACGCCGTGCTAGCCGCCCGCAGTGAGGCTAAGCTGCAGGAGCTGGCCGGTGAGCTGGAGCGGTCTTACGGGGTCAAGACCCAGGTGGTCGCCGTAGATCTTGGTCAAACAACCGGCGTGGCAGCACTTTTGGACGCAACCGATGGGATGGACGTCGGCCTGGCGGTGTTGGCGGCCGGATTCGGGACCACCGGGCCATTCACCGCCACGGCGACGGCGGACGAACTGGAAATGATCGCTGTCAACATCACTGCCGTCGCACAGCTCACCCAGTCGTTCGCCGCCCGGATGACCGCACGGCGACGCGGCGGCATCGTATTGTTCGGCTCCATCCTCGGCTGGCAGGGCGTGCCCGGCCAGGCGAACTACGCGGCAACCAAGGCGTACGTTCAGAACCTTGCCGAGGGCCTGCACCGGGAACTCAAGCCGCGCGGCGTCGACGTGCTGTCGGTTGCGCCCGGACCGGTACACACCGGCTTCGCGGCACGTGCGGGCTTGACGATGAAGTCCGCTGCCGCACCCGAGGTGGTGGCCAAGGCGATGTGGTCTTCGCTTGGACGACGGGTGACCGTGGTGCCGGGAGGGCAGGCGAAGTTCCTGACGGCGTCCCTCAAGATGCTTCCCCGCCGTTACAGATCGATCATCCTGGGCCGAGTCATGGCGTCAATGCGACCCTGA
- a CDS encoding MFS transporter, protein MTIDAPDRSHLESPSARVRPAAVLAVVLVASLAINVETTIVNVALPTLNSALGASTRGLQWIVDAYNLAFAALVLAGGTIGDKFGRRGTLIAGLVLFALSSTGAALCTTTGSLIAMRVAMGVASALIYPTTLAIITDTFREARQRAVAIGLWGAVTGLGVAIGPILGGALLEVFWWGSLFLALAPIALAAALAAPAVIPASTPDPGSRLDRGGLVLSVAMLGALVYTIIEAPEQGWSSARTLGGFAFALAAGIGFALWERRQRDPLIDVTLFTNLRFSAASGAVTVAFFALFGFIFLITQFMQQLQGFGPLGTGVRILPVAISIAIGSILGTRLAVSRIGTKAVVFVGLLMMATSFAWISTSDLSISYLEMAAQMVLLGGGLGLTTAPATDSIMGVVRPEQAGAGSAVNDATRQVGGTLGVAVIGSVFSTLYIRHLTESQALQGLPQPARSVAQEGLAQGLAVAGQSPAAIAGSVRVAVSDAFLSGMTAGCLTAAAVCLAGALFVLAVLPAHPVGNRA, encoded by the coding sequence ATGACCATCGACGCCCCAGACCGTTCCCATCTTGAGTCGCCGTCGGCGCGGGTCCGTCCCGCTGCCGTCCTGGCTGTCGTCCTGGTCGCCTCCCTGGCGATCAATGTGGAGACCACTATCGTCAATGTCGCACTGCCGACGCTCAATTCGGCACTCGGCGCGTCGACGCGCGGCCTGCAGTGGATCGTCGACGCTTACAATCTCGCCTTCGCCGCGCTGGTGCTGGCCGGTGGCACCATCGGGGACAAGTTCGGGCGCCGCGGGACTTTGATCGCCGGGCTCGTCCTCTTTGCACTGAGTAGCACGGGCGCCGCACTGTGCACCACGACCGGATCCCTGATCGCGATGCGGGTGGCGATGGGAGTGGCTTCGGCGCTGATCTATCCGACCACGCTGGCCATCATCACCGACACGTTCCGAGAGGCCCGTCAGCGGGCAGTCGCGATCGGTCTGTGGGGCGCCGTCACCGGCCTGGGGGTGGCGATCGGCCCGATCCTCGGCGGCGCGCTGCTCGAGGTGTTCTGGTGGGGCAGCCTCTTCCTGGCGCTGGCGCCCATCGCCCTCGCGGCAGCTCTCGCGGCGCCCGCGGTCATCCCCGCATCGACCCCTGACCCGGGGTCGCGCCTCGACCGCGGCGGACTGGTGCTCTCCGTAGCAATGCTGGGCGCCTTGGTCTACACCATTATCGAAGCGCCGGAACAGGGTTGGAGCTCGGCACGGACCCTGGGCGGCTTCGCCTTCGCGCTCGCGGCCGGAATCGGCTTCGCGCTGTGGGAGCGCAGGCAGCGCGATCCGCTCATCGACGTCACCCTGTTCACCAACCTGCGGTTCAGCGCAGCCAGCGGGGCCGTCACCGTGGCGTTCTTCGCCCTGTTCGGGTTCATCTTCCTGATCACCCAGTTCATGCAGCAGCTGCAGGGATTCGGTCCGCTGGGCACCGGCGTGCGCATTCTGCCGGTCGCGATTTCGATCGCCATCGGATCGATACTCGGCACCAGGCTGGCCGTCAGCAGGATCGGCACCAAAGCCGTTGTGTTCGTCGGACTGCTGATGATGGCCACGTCCTTCGCCTGGATCAGCACCTCTGATCTCAGCATCAGTTACCTCGAGATGGCCGCGCAGATGGTGCTTTTGGGCGGCGGCTTGGGCCTGACCACGGCACCGGCCACCGACTCCATCATGGGCGTGGTGCGTCCGGAACAGGCCGGCGCCGGATCGGCCGTCAATGACGCCACCCGTCAGGTGGGCGGCACCCTCGGTGTGGCGGTCATCGGCAGCGTCTTCTCCACGCTCTACATCCGTCATCTCACCGAAAGCCAAGCGCTGCAAGGATTGCCGCAACCGGCACGATCGGTGGCGCAGGAGGGTCTGGCGCAGGGCTTGGCCGTCGCGGGCCAGTCTCCCGCCGCGATAGCCGGCAGCGTGCGGGTCGCCGTCAGCGATGCGTTCTTGTCTGGCATGACTGCCGGCTGCCTGACCGCCGCGGCCGTCTGCCTGGCCGGAGCTCTCTTCGTGCTCGCCGTACTGCCCGCGCACCCGGTCGGGAACCGGGCATGA
- a CDS encoding TetR/AcrR family transcriptional regulator, translating to MATGSYHHGNLRQALLDHAVALARAGGPDAVVLRDVQRAAGVSNAAAYRHYADRQALLGAVQVYAMTMLGEAMIESIAAVPNRGPRNRRAVGRLRATGQAYIDFALAEPGLFRTAFAPSGPQQTDPVVAPDRHPFYILSGCIDDLVTTGVLTPSRRDGLDEAAWAAVHGLSTLYLDGPLAGAAADRKQLITDRLLDVIQEGIR from the coding sequence ATGGCGACCGGCTCCTACCACCACGGCAACCTGCGGCAGGCGCTGCTGGATCACGCCGTGGCCCTGGCCCGGGCCGGCGGTCCGGACGCGGTGGTACTGCGCGACGTGCAGCGCGCGGCGGGTGTGAGTAACGCCGCGGCCTATCGCCACTACGCGGACCGACAGGCACTGCTGGGTGCGGTACAGGTCTACGCGATGACGATGTTGGGCGAGGCGATGATTGAGTCGATTGCCGCCGTTCCCAATCGCGGCCCGCGCAATCGTCGCGCCGTCGGCCGGTTGCGAGCCACGGGGCAGGCGTACATCGACTTCGCCCTCGCCGAACCTGGCTTGTTCCGAACGGCTTTCGCCCCCAGCGGGCCGCAGCAGACCGACCCGGTCGTCGCACCGGACCGTCATCCGTTTTACATACTCAGCGGCTGCATCGACGATCTCGTCACCACCGGAGTACTCACCCCGAGTCGCCGGGACGGACTCGACGAAGCCGCCTGGGCGGCCGTGCACGGGCTTTCGACGCTGTACCTCGACGGACCCCTGGCCGGGGCGGCCGCCGACCGCAAGCAGTTGATCACCGATCGCCTGCTCGACGTTATTCAAGAAGGCATCCGCTAG
- a CDS encoding PaaI family thioesterase: protein MIQQRLPQVAVVVGAGRHVDKFYICSRKDSSARTAFFGRCATIDDVTDQLVEMMNNALSSTIPIADHMGVQVVEARRGFAAATVPVEGNGNHFGVIYAGVQFTVAEVLGGIIALSTFDAGKYFPLVKNVDIAFRAMATTPLRAEASMDDETIARVEAEAAAQGKSDYVLDAVVTDANGTVVATTHGLYQLRAQRN, encoded by the coding sequence GTGATCCAGCAGCGCCTGCCGCAGGTTGCCGTGGTGGTAGGAGCCGGTCGCCATGTTGACAAGTTTTACATCTGCAGCCGAAAAGACAGTAGTGCGAGAACGGCGTTCTTCGGCCGGTGTGCGACGATCGACGACGTGACCGACCAACTCGTCGAGATGATGAACAACGCCCTGTCATCGACTATTCCGATCGCCGACCACATGGGCGTGCAGGTCGTCGAGGCTCGTCGCGGCTTCGCGGCCGCCACGGTGCCGGTTGAGGGCAACGGCAATCACTTCGGCGTGATTTACGCCGGCGTGCAGTTCACCGTCGCCGAAGTATTGGGCGGCATCATCGCTTTGTCGACGTTCGATGCCGGCAAGTACTTCCCTCTGGTGAAGAACGTCGACATCGCTTTCCGGGCGATGGCGACCACGCCGTTACGCGCGGAGGCGAGCATGGATGACGAGACAATTGCCCGCGTGGAAGCCGAGGCGGCGGCGCAAGGCAAGTCCGACTATGTGCTGGATGCGGTCGTCACTGACGCAAACGGCACTGTTGTCGCGACCACGCACGGTCTGTATCAGCTACGCGCTCAACGGAATTGA